CCCCAAGATCATCGCCGACGCGTCCCGCGGCCTGGGCGAGGCCATGGTCGGCATCAACTGCGACACCCTCCCCGAGGGCGAGCGCTACGCGAACCGCGGCTGGTAGAGCCCGTTCGAAGTGCCGGGCCCGCACACCGCACCGGGCGGGCCCGGCTGCTACGCGCCGGGCCCGGCCGCCCGTGCACGCGCCGGGCCCGCCCGGCGCACTCCCACCAGATCTAGGTGCCCCGTAAGCAAGAAGGACCGCACAGTGTCTGAGCCCACCATCGGCGTGCTCGCCCTCCAGGGCGACGTCCGCGAACACCTGGCAGCCCTCAAGGGCTCGGGAGCGGAGCCCGTACAGGTGCGCCGCCCGGAAGAGCTCGAGGCGGTCGACGGCCTCGTCATCCCGGGCGGTGAGTCGACGACGATCAGCAAGCTGGCCGTTGCCTTCGGCCTGATGGACCCCCTCCGCGCCCGCGTACAGGCAGGCATGCCCGCCTACGGCTCGTGCGCGGGCATGATCATGCTCGCCGACAAGATCCTCGACCCCCGCTCCGGCCAGGAGACGATCGGCGGGATCGACATGATCGTGCGGCGTAACGCCTTCGGGCGGCAGAACGAGTCCTTCGAGGCGTCCCTCCCCGTGGACGGCGTGGAGGGCGGCCCGGTGGAGGGCGTCTTCATCCGCGCCCCGTGGGTGGAGTCGACCGGGGCGGCGACGCGGACACTGGCCGCCTACGACGGCCACGCGGTCGCCGTGCGGCAGGGCAACCTGCTCGCCACCTCCTTCCACCCCGAGCTGACCGGCGACCACAGGGTGCACGGACTGTTCACCGCGATGGTGCGGTCAGCACGCTGAGTCGCTGACGGTAGGATCTCCGCGTTGAGAAGAAGTTGGTGACTGTGAAGGAGCGAGGCTGTGTCCGGCCACTCTAAGTGGGCTACCACAAAGCACAAGAAGGCCGTGATCGATGCCAAGCGCGGCAAGCTCTTCGCGAAGCTGATCAAGAACATCGAGGTCGCGGCGCGTACCG
This sequence is a window from Streptomyces sp. NBC_01775. Protein-coding genes within it:
- the pdxT gene encoding pyridoxal 5'-phosphate synthase glutaminase subunit PdxT; the protein is MSEPTIGVLALQGDVREHLAALKGSGAEPVQVRRPEELEAVDGLVIPGGESTTISKLAVAFGLMDPLRARVQAGMPAYGSCAGMIMLADKILDPRSGQETIGGIDMIVRRNAFGRQNESFEASLPVDGVEGGPVEGVFIRAPWVESTGAATRTLAAYDGHAVAVRQGNLLATSFHPELTGDHRVHGLFTAMVRSAR